One region of Blattabacterium cuenoti genomic DNA includes:
- the rpsF gene encoding 30S ribosomal protein S6, with product MLKHYENIMIITPILSDDKAKETVKEYENYLIQKKGKIIYQEHWGLKKLAYTIQKKQSGCYHLFEFLLNSNLVYDLELKLRQDERILRFLTVKLNKYGIGYAEIRRKKILSKKDE from the coding sequence ATGCTTAAACATTATGAAAATATCATGATAATCACACCCATATTATCTGATGATAAAGCAAAAGAAACAGTAAAAGAATATGAAAATTATCTAATACAAAAAAAAGGTAAAATAATTTATCAGGAACATTGGGGATTAAAAAAATTAGCTTATACTATTCAAAAAAAACAAAGTGGATGTTATCATTTGTTTGAATTTTTGTTAAATTCTAATTTGGTATATGATTTAGAATTAAAATTAAGACAAGATGAGCGTATTTTACGTTTTTTAACTGTGAAATTAAATAAATATGGAATAGGATATGCTGAGATAAGAAGAAAAAAAATTTTATCAAAAAAAGATGAATAA
- the gltX gene encoding glutamate--tRNA ligase — protein sequence MSHLVRVRFAPSPTGPLHLGGLRTALYNYLFAKKHRGTFILRIEDTDKKRFVSNSESYILETLKWCRIEPDEGVGYGGPYSPYYQSKRGNIYHYYINKLLKKGKAYYAFDTDYDLNIKRKEYKKRGLTFSYNYRNRIELNNSLTMTKEELHNKLQSCSSYVIRFRVEPGEILKMHDIIRGNIIVYTNELDDKILLKSNGMATYHLANTIDDHIMKITHVLRGEEWLPSMSLHILLYKAFGWSIPNFAHLPLILRKDGKGKISKRNVDSLDFPIFPIQWKVPDTGIIIPGYRELGYFTESFVNMLALLGWNPGVKKEIFSLQELIHLFSLERIKKSGVFFDIKKANWFNKKYLNKKQEEIFSFLCKELKKRSILHKYKEDYLWKVIHIIIDRIHFVHEVWNHSFYFFIPPNSFEKNFLKKIIHKNIIDRLENEKIVISNVNVFTSVNLKFLFQNNKKRKIIMQLFRLALVGVLKGVDIFIIFEMLGKKESIQRIEKLIKEIKKKI from the coding sequence ATGTCACATTTGGTAAGAGTTCGTTTTGCACCTAGTCCTACAGGACCACTTCATTTAGGTGGATTAAGAACTGCATTATATAATTATCTTTTTGCTAAAAAACATAGAGGAACATTTATTCTTAGAATAGAGGATACTGATAAAAAAAGATTTGTATCTAATTCTGAATCCTATATTTTGGAAACATTAAAATGGTGTCGTATAGAACCAGATGAAGGAGTAGGATATGGAGGTCCTTATTCTCCTTATTATCAATCTAAAAGAGGAAATATTTATCATTATTATATTAATAAATTGTTAAAAAAAGGAAAGGCTTATTATGCTTTTGACACAGATTATGATCTTAATATAAAAAGAAAGGAATATAAAAAACGTGGATTGACTTTTTCTTATAATTATAGAAACAGAATAGAACTAAATAATTCATTAACTATGACAAAAGAAGAATTGCATAATAAATTGCAATCTTGTTCTTCTTATGTTATTAGATTTAGAGTTGAACCTGGAGAAATATTAAAGATGCACGATATTATACGTGGTAATATTATAGTATACACAAATGAATTAGATGATAAAATATTGTTAAAATCAAATGGAATGGCTACTTATCATCTAGCTAATACTATAGATGATCATATCATGAAAATTACTCATGTTCTAAGAGGAGAAGAATGGCTTCCATCTATGTCATTACATATTTTACTGTATAAAGCTTTTGGTTGGTCTATTCCTAATTTTGCACATCTACCTTTAATATTAAGAAAAGATGGAAAAGGTAAAATTAGTAAAAGAAATGTAGATAGTTTAGATTTTCCTATATTTCCTATACAATGGAAAGTTCCAGATACTGGAATTATAATACCTGGATATAGGGAATTAGGTTATTTTACAGAATCATTTGTAAATATGTTAGCTTTATTAGGATGGAATCCTGGAGTAAAAAAAGAAATTTTTTCTTTACAAGAATTAATACATTTATTTTCTTTAGAAAGAATAAAAAAATCTGGTGTTTTTTTTGATATAAAAAAAGCTAATTGGTTTAATAAAAAATATTTAAATAAAAAACAAGAAGAAATATTTTCTTTTCTTTGTAAAGAACTTAAAAAACGTTCTATTTTACATAAATATAAAGAAGATTATTTGTGGAAAGTAATACATATAATAATTGATAGAATTCATTTTGTTCATGAAGTATGGAACCATTCTTTTTATTTTTTTATTCCTCCTAATTCTTTTGAAAAAAATTTTTTAAAAAAAATAATTCATAAAAATATAATAGATAGATTAGAAAATGAAAAAATAGTTATATCTAATGTGAATGTATTCACATCTGTGAATTTGAAATTTTTATTTCAAAACAATAAAAAACGAAAAATTATTATGCAATTATTTCGATTAGCATTAGTAGGTGTACTGAAAGGAGTTGATATTTTCATTATTTTTGAAATGCTTGGAAAAAAAGAAAGTATACAACGCATAGAAAAATTAATAAAAGAAATAAAAAAAAAAATTTAG
- a CDS encoding HemK/PrmC family methyltransferase — MVSIYKFYNLFQKTLKHLYEDPRELENIFFLLTTHILKCDKTTVLLQLINKKGKISIFFYKKLIKKLWELKKNRPIQYVIGIAYFFGMKFIVNEKVFIPRPETEELVSWILHIFNTNIITINTGHIQIFDLGTGSGCISITLKKKKPDIGLIYAIDAYTEVIDIARKNAALHNVEISFKKVNILKNIISIPIINKHSINIIVSNPPYVKLSEKKLLHLNIIQYEPHKALFITDEDPLIFYKKISFWIKKSFTGIVYVFFEINQFIYLDIIDFMKKIGFSNIKIKKDCQGFFRMIHAVFYGKNVKNKI, encoded by the coding sequence ATGGTATCTATTTACAAATTTTATAATTTATTTCAAAAAACTCTTAAACATTTATATGAAGATCCTAGGGAGTTAGAAAATATATTTTTCTTGCTCACTACTCACATTTTAAAATGTGATAAAACAACTGTATTGCTACAATTAATAAATAAAAAAGGAAAAATAAGTATTTTTTTTTATAAAAAATTAATAAAAAAATTATGGGAATTGAAAAAAAATAGACCAATCCAATATGTAATTGGAATAGCCTATTTTTTTGGTATGAAATTTATTGTTAATGAAAAAGTATTTATTCCAAGACCAGAAACAGAAGAACTTGTATCTTGGATTTTACATATTTTTAATACCAATATCATCACTATAAATACTGGTCATATTCAAATATTTGATCTTGGAACAGGATCTGGATGTATTAGCATTACATTAAAAAAGAAAAAACCTGATATAGGGCTTATTTATGCAATAGATGCTTATACTGAAGTTATTGATATTGCCCGTAAAAACGCTGCATTACATAATGTAGAAATATCATTTAAAAAAGTGAATATATTGAAAAATATAATTTCTATACCAATAATTAATAAACATTCTATTAATATAATAGTTAGTAATCCTCCTTATGTAAAACTTTCTGAAAAAAAATTGCTACATCTAAATATTATTCAATATGAACCACATAAAGCTTTATTCATTACTGATGAAGATCCTTTGATTTTTTATAAAAAAATTTCTTTTTGGATTAAAAAAAGTTTTACTGGAATAGTTTACGTTTTTTTTGAAATAAATCAATTTATTTATTTAGATATTATTGATTTCATGAAAAAAATAGGGTTCTCTAATATAAAAATAAAAAAAGATTGTCAAGGTTTTTTTAGAATGATTCATGCCGTTTTTTATGGAAAAAATGTAAAAAATAAAATATAG
- the mnmE gene encoding tRNA uridine-5-carboxymethylaminomethyl(34) synthesis GTPase MnmE yields MLYDENTIVALGTPIGNSAISVIRISGKDSISTVEDIFYSVKPGKKLVNQSTHTIHLGYIKENNSNLLDQVLVSIFKSPFSYTGENMIEISCHGSYYIQKNILQLLIKKGIRLARPGEFTFRAFLNKKIDLSQAEAIADLISSENKIYHEISLQQIKGSLSKTIKKLRKKLLNFASLLELELDFSEENAIIYNKSELFSFLQELKEILKNLIKSFSLGKMIKKGVHVVIIGEPNVGKSTFFNKVIKEDRSIISHIEGTTRDCVEGKIIIDGIIFHFWDTAGIRNSKDPIEKMGVERTMKKIEESQVILYILDSSIRNRIKQKKIINDILNIYNKYPLKNIFIIANKSDISSFKDFYNIKSKISYFFEISAENRQEIKNILYSLSHLYLEKLKKKKIVVTQIRHYEILKLSLKEILLAYEVLNKGLSEDLVSIYIKEALRYLGEITGEITNEDILKNIFSKFCIGK; encoded by the coding sequence ATGTTATATGATGAAAATACCATTGTTGCTTTAGGGACTCCTATAGGTAATAGTGCTATTTCTGTTATTCGTATTTCTGGAAAAGATTCAATATCCACTGTTGAAGATATTTTTTATTCTGTAAAACCTGGTAAAAAATTAGTAAATCAATCTACACATACTATTCATTTAGGATATATAAAAGAAAATAATAGTAATTTATTAGATCAAGTATTAGTTTCCATTTTTAAATCTCCTTTTTCTTATACAGGAGAAAATATGATAGAGATTTCTTGTCATGGATCTTATTATATTCAAAAAAATATTTTACAACTATTAATAAAAAAAGGAATACGTTTAGCACGTCCTGGAGAATTTACATTTCGTGCTTTTTTAAATAAAAAAATAGATTTATCACAAGCAGAAGCTATAGCTGATCTTATATCCTCTGAAAATAAAATATATCATGAAATATCTTTACAACAAATTAAAGGATCATTGTCTAAAACTATTAAAAAATTAAGAAAAAAATTATTAAATTTTGCCTCTTTGCTAGAACTGGAATTAGATTTTTCTGAAGAAAATGCTATTATTTATAATAAATCAGAACTTTTTTCTTTTTTACAAGAATTAAAAGAAATATTAAAAAATTTAATTAAATCTTTTTCATTAGGAAAAATGATCAAAAAAGGAGTTCATGTCGTAATTATTGGAGAACCAAATGTTGGAAAATCTACCTTTTTTAATAAGGTTATTAAGGAAGACCGTTCCATTATATCCCATATAGAAGGAACAACTAGAGATTGTGTAGAAGGAAAAATAATTATTGATGGAATTATTTTTCATTTTTGGGATACAGCAGGAATTAGAAATTCTAAAGATCCTATAGAAAAAATGGGAGTAGAAAGAACTATGAAAAAAATAGAAGAATCTCAAGTTATATTATATATTTTGGATTCTTCTATAAGAAATAGAATTAAACAAAAAAAAATCATTAATGATATTTTAAATATTTACAATAAATATCCATTAAAAAATATTTTTATAATAGCGAATAAGTCAGATATATCCTCTTTTAAAGATTTTTATAATATAAAATCAAAAATTTCTTATTTTTTTGAAATTTCTGCAGAAAATCGTCAAGAAATAAAAAACATACTTTATAGTCTAAGTCATTTGTATCTTGAAAAATTAAAAAAAAAAAAAATTGTTGTTACACAAATAAGACATTATGAGATTTTAAAATTATCTTTAAAAGAAATTTTGTTGGCTTACGAAGTTTTAAATAAAGGACTTTCAGAAGATTTAGTTTCTATATATATTAAAGAAGCGTTACGTTATTTAGGAGAAATAACGGGTGAAATTACAAATGAAGATATATTAAAAAATATTTTCTCAAAATTTTGTATTGGAAAATAA